A region of Halosolutus amylolyticus DNA encodes the following proteins:
- a CDS encoding alkaline phosphatase family protein — MTVVVLALDALDAGLVEYFDATEFELESSKQIQTFAHSKDNPYTPEVWATVATGLGPDEHGITGSGTSEWNNSIFEFASRFTGRLDESTRGTLGRFVREKTGEREQIGETDVESIFDRDGAVVHNWPGVHDGSDLQRAWDLMNAVAEGKPKHEFEQELLGLAAQQFGWVREMLHHNVALAGVHIHTLDAAGHAYAEDEESLQRIYQRVAGFVDELVQILNPDDNLLLLSDHGMCTSFYRPTDRDGSPGSHSWRAYASSTTTDVPADVFDVVDWIDEHVKNGTIADEQIDIDEEHLKNLGYI, encoded by the coding sequence ATGACTGTCGTAGTTCTCGCCCTCGACGCACTAGATGCGGGTCTCGTAGAGTACTTTGATGCGACTGAGTTTGAACTCGAGTCGAGTAAGCAAATTCAAACATTTGCCCACAGTAAAGACAATCCCTATACCCCTGAAGTATGGGCAACGGTAGCTACAGGGCTTGGACCGGATGAACACGGCATAACTGGTTCTGGCACGAGCGAGTGGAACAATTCGATTTTTGAGTTCGCTTCGCGGTTTACTGGGAGACTGGACGAATCGACACGCGGGACGCTCGGCCGATTCGTTCGCGAGAAGACCGGCGAGCGCGAACAGATCGGGGAGACTGACGTCGAATCGATATTCGATCGTGATGGAGCAGTCGTGCACAATTGGCCGGGTGTCCACGATGGCAGTGATCTACAACGGGCATGGGACCTGATGAACGCAGTTGCTGAAGGCAAGCCGAAACACGAATTCGAACAGGAGCTCCTCGGACTTGCTGCCCAGCAGTTTGGGTGGGTTCGAGAAATGCTTCACCACAATGTTGCGCTTGCAGGCGTTCATATCCATACCCTTGATGCTGCAGGTCACGCATACGCCGAGGACGAGGAATCGCTCCAACGGATCTACCAACGAGTCGCTGGTTTTGTAGACGAACTTGTACAAATTCTCAATCCGGATGACAATCTCCTTCTATTGAGCGACCACGGAATGTGTACCTCTTTCTATAGGCCAACCGACAGAGACGGGAGTCCAGGCTCGCATTCTTGGCGTGCATACGCGAGTTCAACCACTACCGATGTTCCGGCCGACGTCTTTGATGTCGTCGACTGGATTGATGAGCACGTAAAGAACGGAACAATAGCTGATGAACAAATCGATATCGACGAAGAGCATCTCAAAAATCTCGGTTACATATGA
- a CDS encoding sulfatase-like hydrolase/transferase, whose protein sequence is MKTLLVTVDSLRHDHFEYMPNTLTFLDMNHNRAFAPSTATIGSFPGIIGGEFANGAGLTGTSIATRFDEYSVGLTTNHLLSEEYGYDEGFDVFNSPKGGGDSIKDKAAIYLTRGSFAYRLASWGWSHYQRLTNLSGDVEKSFRSAEKIISQFDSEIDNREEWFGWLHFMEPHHPYDPDGSEMSRAQAQRLTRKVLAGSGGESDQERVRELYRLEVAELDKKLDMLWKAIPDDTRVVFCADHGELLGEDGMWGHPGEMRPELLRVPFGTKNAPEIGGVVSLLDVPSILLGSEYGLGELDRDVAFATYGVKKAAMNANNIATDKGVISFDSNEPTEDPSLERALDRFEPGSVVKEDALKEDLEDLGYA, encoded by the coding sequence ATGAAGACCCTCCTGGTTACTGTGGACTCGCTTCGTCACGACCACTTCGAGTATATGCCGAACACATTAACCTTTCTTGACATGAACCACAACCGTGCATTCGCCCCCTCGACGGCGACGATCGGCAGTTTTCCAGGGATTATTGGCGGGGAGTTCGCAAATGGGGCTGGGCTCACTGGAACAAGCATTGCAACTCGTTTTGACGAGTACAGCGTAGGCTTAACGACCAATCATCTTCTCTCAGAGGAGTACGGCTACGACGAGGGGTTCGATGTGTTCAACTCGCCGAAAGGCGGTGGTGACTCGATCAAGGACAAAGCCGCTATCTACCTTACTCGCGGCTCGTTTGCGTACCGGCTTGCCTCTTGGGGCTGGAGCCACTACCAGCGACTTACGAACCTATCTGGTGACGTCGAGAAATCCTTTCGGTCTGCTGAGAAGATTATCTCTCAGTTTGACTCAGAGATCGACAACCGAGAAGAGTGGTTCGGTTGGTTGCATTTTATGGAACCACACCATCCGTACGACCCAGACGGTAGCGAAATGAGCCGTGCTCAGGCGCAGAGACTCACACGTAAGGTTCTTGCTGGGAGCGGCGGCGAGTCAGATCAAGAGCGCGTTCGCGAACTCTATCGATTGGAAGTAGCTGAACTTGACAAGAAGCTGGATATGCTCTGGAAAGCGATTCCAGACGACACGCGAGTCGTGTTCTGTGCCGATCACGGAGAACTTCTAGGTGAAGACGGAATGTGGGGGCATCCGGGAGAAATGCGGCCTGAACTTCTTCGCGTTCCGTTTGGAACGAAAAATGCTCCAGAAATCGGTGGCGTCGTATCGCTCCTTGATGTACCGTCAATACTACTGGGATCTGAATACGGACTGGGAGAATTGGACCGTGACGTTGCCTTCGCAACCTATGGGGTGAAGAAAGCGGCAATGAATGCCAACAACATAGCAACTGATAAGGGAGTTATATCATTCGACAGCAACGAGCCCACCGAAGATCCGAGTTTGGAGCGGGCACTCGATCGGTTCGAACCCGGTAGCGTGGTCAAGGAGGATGCGCTTAAGGAGGACTTGGAGGACCTCGGATACGCATGA
- a CDS encoding lipopolysaccharide biosynthesis protein, with the protein MNVGEADFGLEISRGVLAKFAMAAIGFAGSVIFARVLGPSGYGTFYVVLTLVHVLDNPVTGWGGACKKRISETGFPTAEALGSGLFGAVLLPLIMLPIVYTFHYFTDIYDLTGLFIPFSTLFTIICFFAVTNRILSARSNFSAAEWSDTLRSLFTTPLQLVFITLGFGTAGMVYGLTLATALTVPYVIYRIHVKPVLPTRESLFSIASYAKYSIPNGFIGTAQSRFDILLLGALLTSSAVGDYQVAMQLTLAGTFIGAVTSKGLMARVSEHWSRNDKSAVVTDVTNSLGYASVLAIPIFFGAAAMPNTLVETIFGSQYTGIGLVLVGLAFFRVLKVQSAQLQSTMAGLDRPDINMRIGIIVLILNVGLGYLLLLKYGILGVVGATIISEVVRYTALAYMIKQYLPDVPLFSQPLRFQLFAGSVMFVLVDHLHTTTGVSWWGDLLILVGLGGLIYFGSLTVISESFRITAKGILSDALNN; encoded by the coding sequence ATGAACGTCGGTGAGGCAGACTTCGGGCTCGAAATCTCACGAGGCGTCCTCGCAAAGTTCGCTATGGCCGCCATCGGCTTTGCTGGTTCCGTGATCTTTGCTCGAGTACTAGGACCGAGTGGCTACGGAACGTTCTACGTCGTCCTAACGCTCGTCCATGTCCTCGATAACCCCGTAACTGGATGGGGAGGAGCCTGTAAAAAACGAATTTCCGAAACGGGTTTTCCGACGGCAGAGGCACTTGGTTCAGGGCTATTCGGTGCAGTGTTGCTCCCACTCATCATGTTGCCTATTGTGTATACATTTCACTATTTTACGGACATTTACGATCTCACTGGGTTATTTATTCCGTTCTCCACACTCTTCACCATTATTTGTTTTTTTGCAGTTACAAATAGAATTCTCTCGGCACGTTCGAATTTTTCTGCCGCTGAATGGTCCGACACACTTCGATCACTCTTCACAACTCCCCTGCAACTAGTATTTATCACTCTTGGGTTCGGAACCGCTGGAATGGTATACGGGCTAACTCTTGCGACTGCGTTGACTGTCCCTTACGTCATCTACCGTATTCACGTCAAACCAGTACTTCCTACCAGAGAATCGTTATTTAGTATTGCATCCTATGCCAAGTATAGTATTCCGAATGGTTTTATCGGAACTGCTCAGTCGCGCTTCGACATACTTCTTCTCGGCGCACTTCTCACATCGTCGGCAGTTGGCGACTACCAAGTTGCAATGCAACTCACTTTAGCAGGAACGTTTATCGGTGCTGTTACGTCAAAAGGGTTGATGGCTCGAGTAAGCGAACACTGGAGCAGAAACGACAAGTCAGCGGTGGTTACCGATGTTACGAATTCGCTCGGCTATGCGAGCGTTCTCGCAATACCGATTTTCTTCGGTGCTGCTGCGATGCCGAACACTCTGGTAGAGACAATATTCGGGTCACAGTACACTGGTATTGGATTGGTTCTCGTTGGGTTAGCCTTCTTCCGAGTGTTAAAAGTGCAATCAGCTCAGCTTCAATCGACAATGGCCGGTCTAGATCGGCCAGACATTAACATGCGAATTGGAATAATTGTTTTAATTCTGAATGTCGGTCTTGGTTACCTCTTGCTCCTCAAATACGGGATCCTTGGCGTCGTGGGAGCAACGATTATCTCCGAAGTCGTTCGGTATACGGCACTTGCGTACATGATCAAACAGTACCTTCCAGACGTGCCCCTGTTTTCCCAACCCTTGCGCTTTCAACTGTTCGCTGGCTCCGTAATGTTTGTTCTTGTCGACCACCTCCACACTACCACCGGGGTTTCGTGGTGGGGAGACCTGTTGATCCTCGTCGGTCTTGGCGGACTCATCTATTTCGGGAGTCTTACAGTAATTAGCGAGTCGTTCCGCATCACCGCCAAAGGTATCCTCTCAGATGCTTTGAACAACTAG
- a CDS encoding sulfatase-like hydrolase/transferase, which produces MTNIALIVLDTLRKDTFDEHFDWLPGQQFENAWSTSHWTVPAHASLFTGKYASEAGVYRGAQMLDVDEEVLPERFSRAGYTTRAFSANPNISSQFSFDRGFDQFKGSWRLNAMDDNLFDWDVFIEKHREDGASRYLKAIWECVMGDCKTIPSLKRGGLLKLRDLGYGKSTVDDGAQSALELIENTDFGDEEFFFANLMEAHSPYSAPAEYQTVEPPEIRGLEATFTEVNSNPDHIRQAYHDEVRYLSDMYQKMFTELREAFDIIITVSDHGELLGEHDAWEHMYGIYPELTHIPLVVWTGENDAERRSESVNLLDIYRTVLEIADIDPADTRGRDLRTELDDAKCLTEYHGISERHYQSLLNKDIVNIEHLRQELSGFACHKYYYHETFDGYREYGESPYDDPGSHLSDLVSSLEKHYIDEEDDIDDAVLDHLEDLGYA; this is translated from the coding sequence ATGACTAATATTGCACTTATTGTATTGGACACGCTTCGGAAAGATACGTTTGATGAACACTTTGACTGGTTACCCGGCCAGCAGTTCGAGAATGCGTGGTCAACGAGTCACTGGACGGTGCCTGCACACGCGTCGCTGTTTACAGGCAAGTATGCGAGCGAAGCAGGGGTCTACCGCGGCGCACAGATGCTTGATGTGGACGAAGAAGTGCTCCCCGAACGATTTTCTCGAGCGGGATATACTACCCGCGCATTCAGTGCCAATCCAAATATCTCTTCGCAGTTCTCATTTGACCGCGGATTTGATCAGTTCAAGGGGAGTTGGCGGTTGAACGCCATGGACGATAACCTGTTTGACTGGGACGTGTTTATCGAGAAACATCGTGAGGACGGCGCGTCACGCTACCTGAAAGCAATCTGGGAGTGCGTCATGGGCGACTGCAAAACTATCCCATCACTGAAGCGTGGCGGGTTGCTCAAACTGCGCGATCTGGGTTACGGAAAGTCAACTGTCGATGATGGTGCACAGTCGGCGCTGGAACTTATTGAGAACACGGACTTTGGTGATGAAGAGTTCTTCTTCGCAAACCTGATGGAAGCGCACTCTCCGTACTCCGCCCCAGCGGAGTATCAGACTGTCGAGCCACCAGAAATACGAGGTCTTGAAGCTACTTTCACTGAGGTTAATTCAAACCCAGATCACATCAGGCAGGCATACCATGACGAAGTGCGCTACCTTTCGGACATGTATCAAAAGATGTTTACAGAACTACGTGAAGCCTTCGATATTATCATTACCGTGTCAGATCACGGCGAACTCCTAGGTGAACACGATGCATGGGAGCATATGTACGGCATATATCCTGAGTTGACTCACATTCCTCTCGTTGTCTGGACCGGCGAAAATGATGCCGAACGCCGGAGCGAGAGCGTAAACTTGCTCGATATCTACCGTACCGTTCTTGAAATCGCCGATATCGATCCAGCAGACACGCGAGGCCGTGACCTCAGGACCGAACTTGATGATGCGAAGTGTCTTACCGAATATCACGGCATCTCAGAACGACACTACCAGTCGCTGTTAAACAAGGACATCGTCAATATTGAACACCTCCGTCAGGAACTCTCGGGGTTCGCGTGCCACAAGTACTACTACCACGAAACGTTCGACGGGTACAGAGAATACGGCGAGTCGCCCTACGACGATCCTGGCAGCCATTTATCTGACCTCGTTTCGAGTTTGGAGAAGCATTACATTGATGAGGAAGATGATATAGACGACGCCGTATTGGACCACTTAGAAGATCTGGGATATGCCTGA
- a CDS encoding glycosyltransferase family 2 protein: MNVERPITHDDPDITIVIPTLPVNSHDQVVDDLHNQTHDAVEVIVVNDPEKDICEARNAGIEAASAPIVALTDDDCRPPAVWVERIVAAFEANPQLVCLEGSVRGGRTYDGKRKYVGCNLAFNRKEALAVGGFDSDYAGWRDDTEFGWRMERDAEGHCMFLANVEMIHPNKPRARIDKGNENRLQAGYPGKYNKIILPNTLLGRFNDWLWRWGFWDAVDRIRT, encoded by the coding sequence ATGAATGTCGAGCGTCCGATTACTCACGACGACCCCGACATCACAATCGTGATCCCGACGCTCCCTGTGAACAGTCACGACCAGGTGGTTGACGATCTTCACAATCAGACACACGACGCTGTTGAGGTCATCGTAGTGAACGACCCGGAGAAAGACATCTGTGAGGCGCGCAATGCCGGCATTGAGGCAGCGTCAGCACCGATCGTCGCGCTAACTGATGACGATTGTCGGCCACCAGCAGTGTGGGTAGAGCGCATCGTTGCAGCCTTTGAGGCCAATCCCCAACTGGTATGTCTGGAGGGGAGCGTTCGTGGTGGTCGCACATATGACGGTAAGCGGAAGTACGTAGGATGCAACCTTGCGTTCAACCGAAAGGAAGCATTAGCTGTCGGTGGATTCGATAGCGATTACGCCGGATGGCGGGATGACACTGAGTTCGGCTGGCGGATGGAGCGAGATGCTGAGGGACACTGTATGTTCCTTGCTAATGTAGAAATGATCCACCCAAACAAACCACGCGCAAGGATTGATAAGGGGAATGAAAATCGGCTGCAAGCCGGGTATCCGGGCAAGTATAACAAAATTATTTTACCCAATACCCTCCTTGGTCGTTTTAATGACTGGTTGTGGCGATGGGGTTTCTGGGACGCCGTTGACCGCATCCGTACCTGA